A DNA window from Actinomadura luzonensis contains the following coding sequences:
- a CDS encoding Gfo/Idh/MocA family protein: MKTAIIGLGDIAEKAYLPVLAAQPALDLHLCTRNTARLDRLGDAYRVARRFTDVDEVIKAGVEAAFVHAATEAHPEIVEPLLAAGVHVYVDKPIAYTLAESERLVRLARAQGRSLMVGFNRRRAPGYAALAGLPRHLVVMEKNRDNHPDDVRRAVFDDFIHVADTLRFLLPAPVTGTSIRTRVRDGRIEHIVLQLDGDGCTAIGVMNRVSGASEESCEVMGDGVKRRVVNLGDVVDYRGGEVLTRRPDWVPVARQRGIEQICVEFLAAVREGRVLDAADALATHALCEEVVSAAA; encoded by the coding sequence GTGAAGACAGCCATCATCGGCCTGGGCGACATCGCGGAGAAGGCGTACCTGCCCGTGCTCGCCGCCCAGCCCGCGCTCGACCTGCACCTGTGCACCCGCAACACCGCCCGCCTGGACCGGCTGGGCGACGCCTACCGCGTCGCCCGCCGGTTCACCGACGTGGACGAGGTGATCAAGGCGGGCGTGGAGGCGGCCTTCGTGCACGCCGCCACCGAGGCCCACCCGGAGATCGTCGAGCCGCTGCTGGCCGCCGGGGTGCACGTCTACGTGGACAAGCCGATCGCGTACACGCTGGCCGAGTCCGAGCGCCTGGTGCGCCTGGCCCGCGCGCAGGGCAGGTCGCTCATGGTCGGGTTCAACCGCCGCCGCGCCCCCGGCTACGCCGCCCTCGCCGGGCTGCCCCGGCACCTGGTCGTCATGGAGAAGAACCGCGACAACCACCCCGACGACGTCCGGCGGGCCGTCTTCGACGACTTCATCCACGTCGCCGACACGCTGAGGTTCCTGCTGCCCGCCCCAGTCACCGGCACCTCGATCCGCACCCGCGTCCGCGACGGCCGGATCGAGCACATCGTGCTCCAGCTCGACGGCGACGGCTGCACCGCGATCGGGGTGATGAACCGGGTCAGCGGCGCGAGCGAGGAGTCCTGCGAGGTGATGGGCGACGGCGTCAAGCGGCGCGTGGTCAACCTCGGCGACGTCGTCGACTACCGGGGCGGCGAGGTGCTGACGCGGCGGCCCGACTGGGTGCCGGTGGCCCGGCAGCGCGGCATCGAGCAGATCTGCGTGGAGTTCCTGGCCGCCGTCCGTGAGGGCCGGGTGCTGGACGCCGCCGACGCCCTGGCCACCCACGCGCTGTGCGAGGAGGTCGTCAGCGCGGCGGCGTGA
- a CDS encoding Glu/Leu/Phe/Val family dehydrogenase yields MSIMVPSKTPALITPGRQALDSALHQLHQAAEHLGLDDGLRTVLATPRRSLTVSVPVRREDGRLDVVQGFRVQHNVSRGPAKGGIRFHPDTDIHEVTALAMWMTWKCALVGIPYGGAKGGVAVDPATLTTRELERLTRRYVNEILPLIGPEKDIPAPDVGTDEQTMAWIMDTYSVSAGYSVPGVVTGKPMTLGGSLGRTGATSRGVQIAALAALGRSPEGTTVAVQGFGKVGALAAQYLSDAGCKVVAVSDAGGAVYARSGLDVSRVRAWATENGSVRGYPHADELPLGDLLELDVDVLVPAALEGAITAANAPRVRAHLVVEGANGPITPEADEILTAGGTTVVPDILANAGGVIVSYLEWVQNMQAYSWSSGEVEIKLRDLMENAFTEVRTLAAARGLTLRQAAHVIGVGRVAEAHQMRGLYP; encoded by the coding sequence ATGAGCATCATGGTGCCGTCAAAGACGCCGGCCCTGATCACCCCGGGCCGACAGGCCCTCGACTCCGCTCTCCACCAGCTCCACCAGGCTGCCGAGCACCTGGGGCTCGACGACGGGCTCCGCACGGTGCTGGCGACGCCGCGCCGTTCGCTGACCGTCTCGGTCCCGGTGCGGCGCGAGGACGGACGACTCGACGTCGTGCAGGGCTTCCGCGTCCAGCACAACGTCTCCCGCGGTCCCGCCAAGGGCGGCATCCGCTTCCATCCCGACACCGACATCCACGAGGTCACCGCGCTCGCGATGTGGATGACCTGGAAGTGCGCGCTGGTCGGCATCCCGTACGGCGGTGCCAAGGGCGGCGTCGCCGTGGACCCGGCCACGCTCACCACCCGCGAGCTGGAGCGGCTGACCCGTCGCTACGTCAACGAGATCCTGCCGCTGATCGGCCCGGAGAAGGACATCCCGGCCCCCGACGTCGGCACCGACGAGCAGACCATGGCCTGGATCATGGACACCTACAGCGTCAGCGCCGGCTACTCCGTGCCCGGGGTGGTCACCGGCAAGCCGATGACGCTGGGCGGCTCGCTCGGCCGCACCGGCGCGACCTCGCGGGGCGTGCAGATCGCCGCGCTGGCCGCGCTCGGCCGCTCGCCCGAGGGCACGACGGTCGCCGTGCAGGGCTTCGGCAAGGTCGGCGCGCTGGCCGCGCAGTACCTCTCCGACGCCGGCTGCAAGGTCGTGGCCGTCTCCGACGCCGGCGGCGCCGTGTACGCCCGCAGCGGCCTCGACGTCTCCAGGGTCCGGGCCTGGGCCACGGAGAACGGCAGCGTGCGCGGCTATCCGCACGCCGACGAGCTGCCGCTCGGCGACCTGCTGGAGCTGGACGTGGACGTCCTGGTCCCGGCGGCGCTGGAGGGCGCGATCACCGCGGCCAACGCGCCCCGGGTGCGCGCCCACCTCGTCGTCGAGGGCGCGAACGGGCCGATCACGCCCGAGGCCGACGAGATCCTGACCGCCGGCGGCACCACGGTGGTGCCGGACATCCTCGCCAACGCCGGCGGGGTGATCGTCTCCTACCTGGAGTGGGTGCAGAACATGCAGGCCTACTCCTGGAGCTCCGGCGAGGTCGAGATCAAGCTGCGCGACCTCATGGAGAACGCGTTCACCGAGGTGCGCACGCTGGCCGCGGCCCGCGGGCTCACGCTGCGCCAGGCGGCCCACGTCATCGGCGTCGGACGGGTGGCCGAGGCCCACCAGATGCGCGGGCTCTACCCGTGA
- a CDS encoding TetR/AcrR family transcriptional regulator, with the protein MTASRTARERVRAELTREITDIARRQLATEGAGGLSLRAVAREMGMVSSAIYRYFPSRDDLLTALIVDGYNALGEAVEQAEAACPRDDFTGRWLAACHGVRGWAVSHPHEYALLYGSPVPGYQAPQDTVAARVRDVAVLGTLVTDACRAGAVRLPAGLPVPPPELAGEGAGLRALMPGVPDEVIWAAASAWTALYGWVNFEVFGQFNNTIDDRRTAFDHAMRLTATHLGLSTP; encoded by the coding sequence ATGACAGCCAGCCGCACCGCCAGAGAACGCGTCCGGGCCGAGCTCACCAGAGAGATCACCGACATCGCGCGCCGCCAGCTCGCCACCGAGGGCGCCGGCGGCCTGTCGCTGCGGGCGGTGGCCCGGGAGATGGGCATGGTCTCCTCGGCCATCTACCGCTACTTCCCGAGCCGCGACGACCTGCTGACCGCCCTCATCGTCGACGGCTACAACGCCCTCGGCGAGGCCGTCGAACAGGCCGAGGCCGCCTGCCCCCGCGACGACTTCACCGGCCGCTGGCTGGCCGCCTGCCACGGGGTGCGCGGCTGGGCGGTGTCACACCCGCACGAGTACGCGCTGCTCTACGGCTCCCCCGTGCCCGGCTACCAGGCGCCGCAGGACACGGTGGCGGCCCGGGTGCGGGACGTCGCCGTGCTCGGCACGCTCGTCACCGACGCCTGCCGGGCCGGGGCCGTCCGGCTGCCCGCCGGCCTGCCCGTCCCGCCGCCCGAGCTGGCCGGGGAGGGGGCGGGGCTGCGGGCGCTGATGCCGGGCGTGCCTGACGAGGTGATCTGGGCCGCCGCGTCGGCCTGGACCGCGCTGTACGGGTGGGTGAACTTCGAGGTGTTCGGCCAGTTCAACAACACCATCGACGACCGCCGCACCGCCTTCGACCACGCCATGCGCCTCACCGCCACCCACCTGGGCCTGTCCACCCCCTGA
- a CDS encoding substrate-binding domain-containing protein has product MAVVVDPLEARLLPSGSIRIGLVVPVSGVLGLVGPCAINCAVLAAEELNAAGGVLGRPVELVLVDGGRAAREVAAEVAGLVASGTVEAVAGTHASDVRVEVVGAIAGRVPFVYAPPYEGGGHAPGVYFLGETPRRQLDPAVDWLIRTRRARRWYLLGNDYVWPRLVHAAVRRRLRAAGAEVVGEGLAGYGQATRWLERVAGARPDAILLTLIGSDLVAFNRAYAAAGLGAARLCGALEEHGLLGIGGDGTGELYASMGYFRDLATEPALAFAERYAARFGPDAPMLNAHGHGCYEAVAMLAALAGRAGTLAVPALDAVADGATITSARGRLTLRDRQVRHAVHLGRADGLQFFLEKPFL; this is encoded by the coding sequence GTGGCGGTGGTCGTCGATCCTCTCGAAGCGCGGCTCCTTCCCTCGGGCTCGATCAGGATCGGCCTGGTCGTGCCCGTGTCCGGGGTGCTCGGCCTGGTGGGCCCGTGCGCGATCAACTGCGCCGTGCTCGCCGCCGAGGAGCTGAACGCGGCCGGCGGGGTGCTCGGCAGGCCGGTGGAGCTGGTCCTGGTCGACGGCGGCCGGGCGGCCCGCGAGGTGGCGGCCGAGGTCGCCGGGCTGGTCGCGTCCGGCACGGTCGAGGCGGTCGCCGGCACGCACGCCAGCGACGTGCGGGTGGAGGTGGTCGGGGCGATCGCCGGGCGGGTGCCGTTCGTGTACGCGCCCCCGTACGAGGGCGGCGGCCACGCCCCCGGCGTCTACTTCCTCGGCGAGACCCCGCGCCGCCAGCTCGACCCGGCCGTCGACTGGCTGATCCGCACCCGCCGGGCCCGCCGCTGGTACCTGCTGGGCAACGACTACGTCTGGCCCCGCCTGGTGCACGCGGCCGTCCGGCGCCGGCTGCGCGCGGCCGGGGCGGAGGTGGTCGGCGAGGGCCTGGCCGGCTACGGGCAGGCGACGCGCTGGCTGGAGCGGGTGGCCGGGGCCCGGCCCGACGCGATCCTGCTGACGCTGATCGGCAGCGACCTGGTGGCCTTCAACCGGGCCTACGCCGCCGCCGGCCTGGGCGCGGCCCGGCTGTGCGGGGCGCTGGAGGAGCACGGCCTGCTCGGCATCGGCGGCGACGGCACCGGCGAGCTGTACGCGTCCATGGGTTACTTCCGCGACCTCGCCACCGAGCCCGCGCTCGCCTTCGCCGAGCGGTACGCGGCCCGCTTCGGCCCCGACGCGCCCATGCTGAACGCGCACGGTCACGGCTGCTACGAGGCGGTCGCCATGCTGGCGGCGCTCGCCGGGCGGGCCGGGACGCTGGCGGTGCCCGCCCTGGACGCGGTGGCCGACGGCGCCACGATCACCAGCGCGCGGGGCCGGCTCACGCTGCGGGACCGGCAGGTGCGCCACGCGGTGCACCTCGGCAGGGCCGACGGCCTGCAATTCTTTCTGGAGAAACCTTTTCTGTAG
- a CDS encoding acetamidase/formamidase family protein, giving the protein MNVVSYHPSPEDLSYTFGGRAAVGKVRPGTILELYTEDCFGGRVRTTGDLPSQVCEFPYLNPVTGPFHVEGAEPGDTLALHFVSITPARDWAVSTTFPHFGALTSTHTTATLQPPLEERVWRYDLDLGRGVAVYHARNSDFSVELPLDPMHGTVGVAPGANEARMSITPDAHGGNMDTPELRAGVTVYLGVNVEGGLFAIGDGHARQGHGEVCGTAVESAMNTVVAVELIKGVVTPWPRLEDDLHLMSTGSARPLEDAYRISQHDLVTWAAELTGLDTLDAYQLVSQAGQAPVGNVCDTNYTMVAKMPKAYLGESAVYEDAHRRLRALGAQYTS; this is encoded by the coding sequence GTGAACGTCGTGTCCTACCACCCCTCGCCCGAGGACCTGAGCTACACCTTCGGCGGCCGGGCCGCGGTGGGCAAGGTGCGGCCGGGCACGATCCTGGAGCTCTACACCGAGGACTGCTTCGGCGGCCGGGTGCGCACCACCGGCGACCTGCCGTCCCAGGTGTGCGAGTTCCCCTACCTCAACCCGGTGACCGGGCCCTTCCACGTGGAGGGCGCCGAGCCCGGCGACACCCTCGCCCTGCACTTCGTCTCGATCACCCCGGCCAGGGACTGGGCGGTGTCCACGACGTTCCCCCACTTCGGGGCCCTGACCAGCACGCACACCACGGCCACGCTCCAGCCGCCGCTGGAGGAGCGGGTCTGGCGCTACGACCTCGACCTCGGCCGCGGCGTCGCCGTCTACCACGCCAGGAACAGCGACTTCAGCGTGGAGCTGCCGCTCGACCCCATGCACGGCACGGTCGGCGTCGCCCCCGGCGCGAACGAGGCCCGCATGTCGATCACCCCCGACGCGCACGGCGGCAACATGGACACCCCCGAGCTGCGCGCCGGCGTCACCGTCTACCTGGGCGTCAACGTCGAGGGCGGGCTGTTCGCGATCGGCGACGGGCACGCCAGGCAGGGCCACGGCGAGGTGTGCGGCACGGCGGTCGAGTCGGCCATGAACACCGTGGTCGCGGTCGAGCTGATCAAGGGCGTGGTCACGCCGTGGCCGCGGCTGGAGGACGACCTGCACCTGATGTCCACCGGCTCGGCCCGCCCGCTGGAGGACGCCTACCGCATCAGCCAGCACGACCTGGTCACCTGGGCCGCCGAGCTGACCGGCCTGGACACCCTGGACGCCTACCAGCTCGTCAGCCAGGCCGGGCAGGCGCCGGTGGGCAACGTGTGCGACACGAACTACACGATGGTGGCCAAGATGCCCAAGGCGTACCTCGGCGAGAGCGCGGTCTACGAGGACGCGCACCGGCGGCTGCGCGCCCTCGGTGCCCAGTACACAAGTTAG
- a CDS encoding trypsin-like serine peptidase yields the protein MLRLVLSLVLLDPSAVAEVSQRNIPVPRVLTPHGDRLGYAPVPPPYTGARRLTGVLVGRDPATGKDVMCGGTVLGSRSRSLVLTAAHCLYHQGRLLAKLAFLPGYEQGRARLGVWPAVRTWVPARWRNRPYSTELLPYDVGIVGVVRRERPLEAVTGRGLRAMPTTRGTALRGLELLGYPAGKGYPGLQLYRCLGDTVEGISEGPGLMVTRNCHAAAGGSGGPALYGGAIAGVVSSSSPLSDAKGYTVLARLGGRPFERMLARADRAMRVTPPR from the coding sequence GTGCTCAGGTTGGTGCTGTCCCTGGTCCTGCTCGATCCAAGCGCCGTCGCCGAGGTGTCGCAACGCAACATTCCCGTCCCGCGGGTGCTCACACCGCACGGCGACCGTCTGGGGTACGCCCCCGTGCCGCCTCCCTATACGGGGGCGCGGCGGCTGACCGGGGTGCTGGTCGGGCGGGACCCGGCGACCGGCAAGGACGTCATGTGCGGCGGCACCGTGCTCGGCTCGCGCAGCCGCAGCCTGGTGCTGACCGCGGCGCACTGCCTGTACCACCAGGGGCGGCTGCTGGCCAAGCTGGCCTTCCTGCCCGGCTACGAGCAGGGGCGGGCGCGGCTCGGCGTGTGGCCGGCGGTGCGCACGTGGGTGCCGGCGCGGTGGCGCAACCGGCCGTACTCGACGGAGCTGCTGCCGTACGACGTGGGGATCGTGGGCGTGGTGCGGCGGGAGCGGCCGCTGGAGGCGGTGACCGGGCGCGGGCTGCGCGCGATGCCGACCACGCGGGGCACCGCGCTGCGCGGCCTGGAGCTGCTGGGGTACCCGGCCGGCAAGGGCTATCCCGGGCTGCAGCTCTACCGGTGCCTGGGCGACACCGTCGAGGGGATCTCGGAGGGGCCGGGGCTCATGGTCACCCGCAACTGCCACGCCGCGGCGGGCGGCAGCGGCGGGCCCGCCCTGTACGGCGGCGCCATCGCGGGCGTGGTGTCGTCGTCCAGCCCGCTCAGCGACGCCAAGGGCTACACGGTGCTGGCCCGGCTCGGCGGCCGGCCCTTCGAGCGGATGCTGGCCAGGGCCGACCGGGCGATGCGGGTCACGCCGCCGCGCTGA
- a CDS encoding NAD-dependent epimerase/dehydratase family protein yields the protein MGKHVVVGSGQVGTHLAAKLIDQGHEVVVVTRSGSGPEGATRVAADVADQARLIQVTKGADVLYNCVNPAYHRWLSDWPPMAASFLAAAEASGAVYVMLGNLYPYGPVTGPMTEDLPLASPDPKFRVRARMWEDALAAHRAGRVRTTEVRGSDYFGPGASDQSYLGDRFLPALRAGRTIQLVWPADVPHSWTYLPDVADALIVAGRDERAWGRPWHMPTAEPMTFREVGNRMAALLGRPAPRMVRIPWPVLRAAGMFSPMIGELSHTRYQFIAPYVLDSTAFQQTFGVAPTPVDQALKATLDA from the coding sequence ATGGGTAAGCACGTCGTCGTCGGATCCGGCCAGGTCGGCACGCACCTGGCCGCCAAGCTCATCGACCAGGGGCACGAGGTCGTCGTCGTGACCCGCTCCGGCAGCGGTCCGGAGGGCGCGACCAGGGTCGCGGCCGACGTGGCCGACCAGGCCAGGCTCATCCAGGTCACGAAGGGCGCCGACGTCCTCTACAACTGCGTCAACCCCGCCTACCACCGCTGGCTGAGCGACTGGCCGCCGATGGCCGCCTCCTTCCTGGCCGCCGCCGAGGCGAGCGGCGCCGTGTACGTGATGCTCGGCAACCTCTACCCGTACGGCCCCGTCACCGGCCCGATGACCGAGGACCTGCCGCTCGCCTCGCCCGACCCCAAGTTCCGCGTCCGCGCCAGGATGTGGGAGGACGCGCTCGCCGCCCACCGGGCCGGCCGCGTCAGGACGACCGAGGTGCGCGGCTCCGACTACTTCGGCCCCGGCGCGAGCGACCAGTCCTACCTCGGCGACCGTTTCCTCCCGGCGCTCCGCGCGGGCAGGACGATCCAGCTCGTCTGGCCCGCCGACGTCCCGCACAGCTGGACGTACCTGCCGGACGTGGCCGACGCGCTCATCGTGGCCGGCCGCGACGAGCGGGCCTGGGGCCGCCCCTGGCACATGCCGACCGCGGAGCCGATGACGTTCCGGGAGGTCGGGAACCGGATGGCGGCCCTGCTGGGCCGGCCCGCGCCGCGGATGGTGCGCATCCCGTGGCCCGTGCTGCGGGCGGCCGGGATGTTCTCGCCCATGATCGGCGAGCTGTCGCACACCCGTTACCAGTTCATCGCCCCGTACGTGCTCGACTCCACCGCCTTCCAGCAGACCTTCGGCGTCGCGCCCACCCCCGTCGACCAGGCGCTGAAGGCTACGCTCGACGCGTGA
- a CDS encoding TetR/AcrR family transcriptional regulator: MVTDHRKLPRRRGEALHAAIYRATLDELAESGYAGLTMERVAERARASKASLYRRWPSRLELVTDAVRSVLPTPESVPDTGELRGDLVAMLGQAAQVLSGPAGEALRGLLGEALSSGSPVNAMRRTSQGMGRRTMEEVLRRAVERGEVDPEAITPRRLDAGHALLRHHFLFNGTPIPGELVVQIVDEVLVPLFRRG, translated from the coding sequence ATGGTCACCGATCACCGCAAGCTGCCCCGCCGCCGGGGCGAGGCGCTGCACGCCGCGATCTACCGGGCGACGCTCGACGAGCTGGCCGAGAGCGGCTACGCCGGGCTCACCATGGAACGGGTGGCCGAGCGGGCCAGGGCGAGCAAGGCGTCGCTGTACCGGCGCTGGCCGTCCCGGCTGGAGCTGGTGACGGACGCGGTGCGTTCCGTCCTGCCCACCCCCGAGTCGGTGCCTGACACCGGTGAGCTGCGCGGGGACCTGGTGGCGATGCTCGGCCAGGCGGCGCAGGTGTTGTCGGGGCCGGCGGGAGAGGCGCTGCGGGGGCTGCTGGGGGAGGCGTTGAGCAGCGGGTCGCCGGTCAACGCCATGCGCAGGACGTCCCAGGGGATGGGGCGGAGGACGATGGAGGAGGTGTTGCGGCGGGCGGTCGAGCGGGGGGAGGTCGATCCGGAGGCGATCACCCCGCGCCGGCTCGACGCGGGGCACGCGTTGCTGCGGCACCACTTCCTCTTCAACGGCACCCCCATCCCCGGCGAACTCGTCGTGCAGATCGTGGACGAGGTGCTGGTGCCGCTCTTCAGGAGAGGGTGA
- a CDS encoding YrdB family protein — protein MKHANMALMFFLELGVLAAVGYWGFTLSANWGVKLLAGLGGPALFALVWALFAAGGGANATFPLTGLARAALEIAWFGGGALALYAAGAITPAVVLAGLFILNAVLRLVWKQV, from the coding sequence ATGAAGCACGCCAACATGGCCCTGATGTTCTTCCTGGAGCTCGGCGTGCTCGCCGCCGTGGGCTACTGGGGCTTCACGCTGAGCGCGAACTGGGGCGTGAAGCTGCTCGCCGGGCTCGGCGGCCCGGCGCTGTTCGCCCTGGTGTGGGCGCTGTTCGCGGCGGGCGGCGGCGCGAACGCCACCTTCCCGCTCACCGGCCTGGCCCGCGCCGCGCTGGAGATCGCCTGGTTCGGCGGCGGCGCGCTCGCGCTCTACGCCGCCGGCGCGATCACCCCCGCGGTCGTGCTGGCCGGGCTCTTCATCCTCAACGCGGTCCTCCGCCTCGTCTGGAAGCAGGTCTGA
- a CDS encoding MarR family winged helix-turn-helix transcriptional regulator — protein MNDSGLGSSLAYLLSCAERSVTRGLAAALAGEDVTVEQWRILRALADGRGHSMGELAEAVLMPHPTLTKAVDRLIDRALVYRGPSKGDRRRVAVFVSDRGAELLARTDGAVAEHHRLIAGAFGQERTERLMRDLESLLAALDHAELRV, from the coding sequence ATGAACGACTCCGGTCTCGGGTCCTCACTCGCGTACCTGCTGAGCTGTGCGGAGCGGAGCGTCACCCGGGGCCTCGCGGCGGCGCTGGCCGGTGAGGACGTCACCGTCGAGCAGTGGCGCATCCTGCGCGCGCTGGCCGACGGCCGGGGGCACTCGATGGGCGAGCTGGCCGAGGCCGTGCTGATGCCGCACCCGACGCTGACCAAGGCCGTCGACCGGCTGATCGACCGGGCGCTGGTCTACCGGGGGCCGTCGAAGGGCGACCGGCGGCGGGTGGCGGTCTTCGTCTCCGACCGGGGGGCCGAGCTGCTGGCCCGCACCGACGGCGCGGTGGCCGAGCACCACCGGCTCATCGCCGGGGCGTTCGGGCAGGAGCGCACCGAGCGGCTGATGCGCGACCTGGAGAGCCTGCTGGCCGCGCTCGACCACGCCGAGCTGCGGGTGTGA
- a CDS encoding APC family permease, producing MSTVEEFGYRQELQRSLGFADLMIYGLIFMVPIAPFGIFGNVFAVSHGMVALAYVIGLVAMAFTALSYAQMARAFPMAGSVYTYAGRGIGAPVGFVAGWAILLDYVLVPSLLYLVASAAMNSFVPAVPVWAWLAAFVVLNTVVNYLGIQMTARITRIMLVAELAVLAIFLVVGVVALAQGKAQTGAITPLFDSAGFSWSVVLAAASVAVLSFLGFDGISTLAEENREDARRLGRSMVAALAVAAVLFVVQTWVAALLTPDRAALIAKGDPAGSAFYDTAEFAGGHWLSVLTAVATAVAWGFANSLVAQAATSRLLFAMARDRMLPSFLAKVDPKHKVPVNATFVVAAISLVLGIYMSTRENGIGELASLVNFGAMFAFLLLHVSVVVYYLIRRRSGNLLAHLIVPVVGFVVLVAVVINQNVAAQWVGGLWLALGLVVLAITYLTGRRPVLPKEVV from the coding sequence ATGAGCACCGTCGAGGAGTTCGGCTACCGCCAGGAACTACAGCGGTCCCTGGGATTCGCCGACCTCATGATCTATGGCTTGATCTTCATGGTGCCGATCGCGCCGTTCGGCATCTTCGGCAACGTCTTCGCCGTCTCGCACGGGATGGTGGCGCTGGCCTACGTCATCGGCCTGGTGGCGATGGCGTTCACGGCGCTGTCGTACGCGCAGATGGCCCGCGCCTTCCCGATGGCCGGCTCGGTCTACACCTACGCGGGACGCGGCATCGGCGCGCCGGTCGGGTTCGTCGCGGGCTGGGCGATCCTGCTCGACTACGTGCTCGTGCCGTCCCTGCTCTACCTGGTGGCGAGCGCGGCCATGAACTCCTTCGTGCCCGCCGTCCCGGTGTGGGCCTGGCTGGCCGCGTTCGTCGTGCTCAACACCGTCGTCAACTACCTCGGCATCCAGATGACCGCCCGCATCACCCGGATCATGCTGGTCGCCGAGCTGGCCGTGCTGGCGATCTTCCTGGTGGTCGGCGTGGTCGCGCTGGCGCAGGGCAAGGCGCAGACCGGGGCGATCACGCCGCTGTTCGACTCGGCCGGGTTCAGCTGGAGCGTGGTGCTGGCCGCGGCGTCGGTCGCGGTGCTGTCGTTCCTCGGCTTCGACGGCATTTCCACGCTCGCCGAGGAGAACCGCGAGGACGCCAGGCGGCTCGGCCGTTCCATGGTGGCGGCGCTGGCCGTGGCCGCGGTGCTGTTCGTGGTGCAGACGTGGGTGGCCGCGCTGCTCACCCCGGACCGGGCCGCGCTGATCGCCAAGGGCGACCCGGCCGGCAGCGCCTTCTACGACACGGCCGAGTTCGCCGGCGGGCACTGGCTGTCGGTGCTCACCGCCGTCGCCACCGCCGTCGCCTGGGGCTTCGCCAACTCGCTGGTGGCGCAGGCGGCCACGTCGCGGCTGCTGTTCGCGATGGCCCGCGACCGGATGCTCCCGTCGTTCCTCGCCAAGGTGGACCCGAAGCACAAGGTGCCGGTGAACGCCACGTTCGTGGTGGCCGCCATCTCGCTGGTCCTCGGGATCTACATGAGCACCCGCGAGAACGGCATCGGGGAGCTGGCCTCGCTGGTCAACTTCGGCGCGATGTTCGCGTTCCTGCTGCTGCACGTCTCGGTCGTGGTGTACTACCTGATCAGGCGGCGCAGCGGGAACCTGCTGGCGCACCTGATCGTGCCGGTCGTCGGCTTCGTCGTCCTGGTGGCCGTGGTCATCAACCAGAACGTGGCGGCCCAGTGGGTCGGCGGCCTGTGGCTGGCGCTCGGCCTGGTCGTGCTCGCCATCACCTATCTGACGGGCCGCCGGCCTGTGCTCCCCAAGGAGGTCGTGTGA